One Nostoc punctiforme PCC 73102 DNA window includes the following coding sequences:
- a CDS encoding Spx/MgsR family RNA polymerase-binding regulatory protein, protein MSIQVYGIPNCGTCKKALMWLQSNSIEYEFINTKETPPKSEMIQNWMKSLGSAPMRNTSGQSYRALGDEKKTWTDQQWIDAFTNDAMLLKRPIFVKDGTAVLVGFRDEAVIKTKLKL, encoded by the coding sequence ATGTCCATTCAAGTTTACGGAATTCCCAACTGCGGCACTTGCAAAAAAGCTCTGATGTGGCTCCAAAGCAATAGCATTGAATATGAATTCATAAATACTAAAGAAACTCCACCCAAGAGTGAGATGATCCAAAACTGGATGAAGTCTTTGGGTTCTGCTCCCATGCGAAATACCTCCGGTCAGTCTTATCGAGCTTTAGGAGATGAAAAGAAGACTTGGACCGATCAACAGTGGATTGACGCATTTACTAACGATGCAATGCTGCTAAAACGCCCAATTTTCGTTAAAGATGGAACAGCGGTGTTAGTAGGCTTTAGAGATGAGGCAGTAATTAAAACAAAATTAAAGCTTTAA
- a CDS encoding NYN domain-containing protein, producing the protein MKIFTYVDNSNLFIEGRRLSAVNKRIDGVGNIYEAINLKIFDNDWYMDYGRLHEFLCGTEKSEIGGTRLWGSPPPKDTFWDYVKSKGFNVQTYERSKGKEKKVDTAIAYQIGKDSGKIIDKENDIIVIAAGDKDYMPCIDDLTSDGFKVHVAFWGHAAREVQEAATKFINLDPHQDYLSAIWCRPQ; encoded by the coding sequence ATGAAAATTTTTACCTACGTTGACAATTCTAACCTTTTTATAGAAGGCCGACGGCTATCTGCTGTAAACAAGAGAATTGATGGAGTTGGTAATATCTATGAAGCAATCAATCTGAAAATATTTGATAACGATTGGTATATGGACTACGGTCGCTTGCATGAATTTTTATGCGGCACAGAAAAGTCAGAGATTGGTGGGACTAGACTTTGGGGATCGCCTCCGCCCAAAGATACATTCTGGGATTACGTTAAAAGCAAAGGTTTTAATGTTCAAACCTACGAACGTTCAAAAGGTAAAGAGAAAAAAGTCGATACTGCGATTGCTTACCAAATTGGAAAAGATTCAGGCAAAATAATCGATAAAGAAAATGACATAATTGTTATTGCAGCAGGTGACAAAGATTATATGCCTTGCATTGATGATTTGACGAGTGATGGCTTCAAAGTTCATGTTGCTTTTTGGGGACACGCTGCAAGAGAAGTGCAAGAGGCGGCTACAAAATTTATTAATCTCGATCCTCATCAAGATTATTTGAGTGCAATTTGGTGTCGGCCACAATAG
- a CDS encoding FHA domain-containing protein has product MTNDLQIQLSWEEPATGERREPRLNMPIAFGREFPRLPAELRGMRVSRMLLNSNEVSRYHALIDWEQDHLVVIDQGSVNGVYVNGKPQTRSVLANGDTLQIGPYLITVKFGASVSEPDTSPPSTIHFNANTNLPDPTLPVAQPLTPLASNFPPLAFQAENVAVQALHATGLSVDESDYLAIGAGLGSFVWTDLLRISGVRPDKIVALGLEAEPYARYKRLCLNSQIPLYERLRSNSDSCPDNIWGWPSYALREAWRDCSKGQINSAFKYLWQVFAEPTFAETYTPRAGNVFDSIDREAKRIGWNQIYRYGRVRAIRKTDDGRYCVAYSRAPGNYAFLVTRYLHLATGYPAIQFLPDLQAYREKYQDFKSVVNAYEAHDHVYEQLERQGGTVLIRGRGIVASRVIQRIYEARKRNRNIAVLHLMRSPKPQGNKFQNTQRLVKNHYEFQPFNWPKACWGGELRAMLEKAPPDERKRLLADWGGTTTADRHDWQQITAQGISEGWYQITFGEVLDVERDAQNRTITHIREQSFGEIKLLADFIVDATGLDAKVDANPLIADLVKHYNLPVNHLGRLTVANNFELVEMRSGKGQMYAAGAITLGGPYAAVDSFLGLQYAALVAVDGLAATRAPGVHRLNTISSFRQWLKWVLNQSP; this is encoded by the coding sequence ATGACTAATGACTTACAAATTCAATTGAGTTGGGAAGAACCAGCGACGGGTGAACGGCGAGAACCAAGGTTGAATATGCCGATCGCTTTTGGTCGAGAATTCCCTCGCTTACCTGCCGAACTTAGGGGAATGCGCGTTTCTCGGATGCTGCTTAACAGTAACGAAGTTTCTCGCTACCACGCCCTAATTGACTGGGAACAAGACCATCTAGTGGTGATTGACCAAGGCAGCGTTAACGGTGTATATGTCAACGGTAAACCACAAACGCGCAGTGTTTTGGCTAATGGCGATACATTGCAAATTGGCCCATATCTAATCACAGTGAAATTTGGTGCTAGCGTCTCTGAACCAGATACCAGCCCCCCTTCAACGATTCACTTCAATGCAAATACCAATCTTCCAGACCCCACATTGCCTGTAGCCCAACCGCTAACGCCCTTGGCAAGTAATTTCCCGCCACTAGCGTTTCAGGCGGAAAATGTAGCTGTGCAAGCCCTTCATGCTACGGGTCTATCGGTAGATGAATCTGATTATCTAGCGATCGGGGCGGGATTGGGTAGCTTTGTTTGGACTGATTTGCTGCGAATTAGCGGTGTGCGTCCTGACAAAATTGTAGCTTTGGGATTGGAGGCGGAACCTTATGCCCGCTACAAGCGCCTTTGTTTGAATTCGCAAATTCCCTTATATGAGAGACTGCGTTCTAATTCTGACTCTTGCCCTGATAATATTTGGGGCTGGCCTAGTTATGCCTTGCGCGAGGCTTGGCGTGATTGCAGCAAGGGACAGATAAACTCAGCATTCAAGTATTTGTGGCAAGTGTTTGCTGAACCAACATTTGCCGAAACTTATACACCCCGTGCGGGTAATGTTTTTGATTCCATAGACAGGGAAGCGAAGCGGATTGGCTGGAATCAAATTTATCGCTATGGGCGAGTTAGGGCAATTCGCAAAACTGATGATGGTAGATATTGCGTAGCCTATTCTCGCGCCCCAGGAAATTATGCTTTTTTAGTTACTCGTTATTTACATTTAGCTACTGGATATCCAGCAATTCAGTTTCTTCCAGATTTGCAAGCTTATAGAGAAAAATATCAAGATTTTAAATCTGTCGTCAATGCTTATGAAGCACACGATCATGTTTATGAACAACTAGAGCGACAAGGTGGTACGGTATTGATTCGTGGGCGGGGAATTGTGGCTTCGCGAGTTATTCAGCGCATTTATGAAGCCAGAAAGCGAAATCGGAATATTGCAGTTTTGCATTTAATGCGATCGCCAAAACCCCAAGGTAACAAATTTCAAAATACCCAGCGCCTAGTCAAAAATCATTACGAATTTCAACCCTTTAACTGGCCGAAAGCTTGTTGGGGCGGCGAACTCCGGGCAATGTTAGAAAAAGCACCTCCCGATGAACGCAAGCGTTTACTAGCAGACTGGGGTGGAACAACCACTGCCGACCGCCACGACTGGCAGCAAATTACCGCCCAAGGCATCAGCGAAGGCTGGTATCAAATTACCTTCGGTGAGGTTTTGGATGTAGAACGAGATGCCCAAAACCGGACTATTACTCATATCCGAGAACAAAGCTTTGGGGAAATAAAATTGCTAGCTGACTTTATTGTTGATGCTACTGGACTCGATGCGAAAGTGGATGCCAATCCTCTGATAGCAGATTTAGTAAAACATTACAATCTCCCAGTGAATCATCTGGGGCGATTGACTGTAGCGAACAATTTTGAACTAGTAGAAATGCGTAGTGGCAAAGGTCAAATGTATGCTGCTGGCGCTATTACTTTAGGTGGCCCTTATGCCGCCGTTGATAGTTTTTTGGGCTTGCAATATGCTGCATTAGTCGCCGTTGATGGGCTCGCCGCCACCCGCGCGCCTGGAGTCCATCGTTTGAATACTATAAGTTCCTTTAGGCAGTGGTTGAAGTGGGTGTTAAATCAGTCACCTTAG
- a CDS encoding XisI protein, which yields MDKLTRYRQLVQQILHDYSEQKPANGSIEVETIFDTERDHYQIVHVGWEGQDWVHSCIIHIDIKGGKIWLQWNGTEDDIAANLVAAGVPKEDIVLGFQSPFMRQFTEYAVS from the coding sequence ATGGATAAATTAACTCGATATCGCCAGCTTGTACAACAGATATTACATGATTATAGTGAGCAAAAACCAGCTAACGGAAGCATAGAAGTTGAAACAATTTTTGATACAGAACGTGACCATTATCAAATAGTTCATGTAGGGTGGGAAGGTCAAGACTGGGTACATAGTTGTATTATTCATATTGATATTAAAGGTGGGAAAATTTGGCTTCAGTGGAATGGTACAGAAGATGATATTGCAGCTAATTTGGTAGCTGCGGGAGTTCCCAAGGAAGACATTGTGTTAGGTTTTCAGTCTCCTTTTATGAGACAGTTTACAGAATATGCAGTGAGTTAG
- a CDS encoding magnesium chelatase subunit H has product MFTHVKSTIRHIAPDNLRGRSLIKVVYVVLESQYQSALSQAVRTINANNPNLAIEISGYLIEELRDPENYEEFKREIENANIFIASLIFIEDLAQKVVAAVEPHRDHLDVSVVFPSMPEVMRLSKMGSFSLAQLGQSKSAIAQFMRKRKEKSGAGFQDGMLKLLRTLPQVLKFLPMDKAQDARNFMLSFQYWLGGSPENLENFLLMLADKYVFKGLEKQNFAPSTYEQPVVYPDLGIWHPLAPNMFEDVREYLNWYTARKDISSDLKDPLAPCVGLVLQRTHLVTGDDAHYVAMVQELEALGARVLPVFAGGLDFSKPVEAYFYEPNTNTQLVDAVISLTGFALVGGPARQDHPKAIEALKRLNRPYMVALPLVFQTTEEWMDSDLGLHPIQVALQIAIPELDGAIEPIILSGRDGATGKAIALRDRVEAVAERALKWANLRRKPKLDKKVAITVFSFPPDKGNVGTAAYLDVFGSIYEVMKALKNNGYDLPELPESAEALMQEVIHDAQAQYNSPELNIAYKMSVPEYEALTPYSQRLEENWGPPPGHLNSDGQNLLIYGKQFGNVFIGVQPTFGYEGDPMRLLFSRSASPHHGFAAYYTYLEQVWKADAVLHFGTHGSLEFMPGKQMGMSGDCYPDNLIGSIPNLYYYAANNPSEATIAKRRSYAETISYLTPPAENAGLYKGLKELSELIASYQTLKDSGRGVSIVNSIMDKCRIVNLDKDIHLPETDARDMSADERDNIVGNVYRKLMEIESRLLPCGLHVIGKPPSAEEAIATLVNIASLDRQEDGIQGLPGIIANSLGRNIDDIYQNNDRGILEDVQLLQDITLATRAAVTALVQEQIDAEGRVSLVSRLNFFNMGKKEPWVESLHKAGYPKVDSAALKPLFEYLEFCLEQVCADNELGALLRGLEGEYILPGPGGDPIRNPDVLPTGKNIHALDPQSIPTTAAVQSAKIVVDRLLVRNKAENEGKWPETIACVLWGTDNIKTYGESLAQIMWMVGVRPVPDALGRVNKLELISLEELGRPRIDVVINCSGVFRDLFINQMNLLDQGVKMAAEADEPLEMNFVRKHALQQAEEMGINLRQAATRVFSNASGSYSSNINLAVENSTWDSEAELQEMYLNRKSFSFNSDNPGIMDESRQIFESTLKTADATFQNLDSSEISLTDVSHYFDSDPTKLVASLRGDGKKPASYIADTTTANAQVRTLSETVRLDARTKLLNPKWYEGMLSHGYEGVRELSKRLVNTTGWSATAGAVDNWIYEDTNETFIKDEEMQKRLLNLNPHSFRKIVSTLLEVNGRGYWETSEDNLDRLRELYQEVEDRIEGIE; this is encoded by the coding sequence ATGTTCACACACGTCAAGTCCACCATTAGACACATTGCGCCTGATAACTTACGCGGACGTAGTTTAATCAAGGTGGTCTATGTCGTGCTTGAGTCCCAGTACCAGAGCGCATTGTCGCAAGCAGTTCGCACGATTAACGCGAACAATCCCAACTTGGCGATTGAAATTAGCGGGTACTTGATTGAGGAACTCCGCGACCCCGAAAATTACGAGGAGTTCAAACGAGAAATTGAGAATGCGAATATCTTCATCGCTTCCCTCATTTTCATCGAAGACTTAGCACAGAAAGTTGTAGCAGCAGTAGAACCACACCGCGATCATCTCGATGTTTCTGTTGTCTTTCCCTCCATGCCAGAGGTAATGCGCCTGAGTAAAATGGGCAGCTTTTCCTTGGCACAGTTGGGTCAGTCAAAAAGTGCGATCGCGCAATTCATGCGGAAACGCAAAGAAAAATCCGGTGCGGGATTCCAAGATGGGATGCTGAAGCTTTTGCGAACCCTACCGCAAGTTCTGAAGTTCCTTCCAATGGACAAGGCACAGGATGCCCGAAATTTCATGCTCAGTTTTCAGTATTGGCTAGGTGGTTCTCCAGAAAACCTGGAAAACTTCTTGCTGATGCTAGCTGATAAATATGTATTTAAAGGTTTAGAAAAACAGAATTTTGCACCTTCTACGTATGAACAGCCGGTGGTTTATCCCGATCTAGGGATTTGGCACCCTTTGGCTCCCAATATGTTTGAAGATGTCAGAGAGTACCTCAATTGGTACACAGCTCGTAAGGATATTTCTAGCGATCTAAAAGATCCTTTAGCTCCTTGTGTCGGGTTAGTGTTGCAACGCACTCACCTAGTTACAGGGGATGATGCCCATTATGTAGCAATGGTGCAGGAGTTGGAAGCACTAGGGGCACGGGTATTACCTGTGTTTGCTGGTGGTTTGGATTTCTCCAAGCCTGTGGAAGCCTACTTCTATGAACCAAATACCAACACACAGTTGGTAGATGCAGTGATATCGCTGACTGGTTTTGCTTTAGTGGGTGGCCCAGCCAGACAAGACCATCCCAAGGCAATTGAAGCACTCAAACGCTTAAATCGTCCTTACATGGTGGCGTTACCCTTAGTATTCCAAACCACAGAAGAGTGGATGGATAGCGATTTAGGGTTACATCCAATTCAAGTAGCTTTGCAAATTGCGATTCCTGAATTGGATGGGGCAATTGAGCCGATTATATTATCGGGTAGAGATGGAGCTACAGGGAAAGCGATCGCACTGCGCGATCGGGTTGAAGCTGTCGCCGAACGCGCTTTAAAATGGGCGAACCTCCGCCGCAAGCCGAAGCTGGATAAAAAAGTCGCCATCACCGTTTTCAGCTTCCCGCCAGATAAAGGCAACGTGGGAACCGCCGCTTACTTGGATGTATTCGGTTCCATCTACGAGGTGATGAAAGCTCTCAAAAATAACGGCTACGACTTACCAGAATTGCCAGAATCAGCCGAAGCGTTGATGCAAGAAGTCATCCATGACGCTCAAGCGCAGTACAACAGCCCAGAACTCAACATTGCTTACAAAATGTCGGTTCCTGAGTATGAGGCACTTACCCCTTACTCTCAACGCCTAGAGGAAAACTGGGGCCCACCTCCGGGACATCTCAACAGTGACGGGCAAAACTTGCTGATTTATGGTAAGCAATTCGGTAATGTCTTCATCGGTGTCCAACCCACATTTGGTTACGAAGGCGACCCGATGCGGCTGTTATTCTCCCGTTCAGCTAGTCCTCACCACGGTTTTGCTGCTTACTACACTTACCTAGAGCAAGTTTGGAAAGCTGATGCTGTACTGCACTTTGGTACACACGGTTCCTTGGAATTCATGCCAGGTAAACAGATGGGGATGTCTGGTGATTGTTATCCAGATAACTTGATTGGCTCAATTCCTAACCTGTATTACTACGCAGCCAATAATCCGAGTGAAGCGACAATTGCCAAACGTCGGAGTTATGCCGAAACAATTTCTTACTTGACACCGCCGGCAGAAAATGCTGGTTTGTACAAAGGTTTGAAGGAACTCAGCGAATTAATTGCTTCCTACCAAACCTTAAAAGATAGTGGACGAGGTGTTTCCATTGTCAACAGCATCATGGATAAATGCCGGATCGTGAATCTGGATAAGGATATTCACCTACCAGAAACCGATGCCAGAGACATGAGTGCCGACGAACGGGATAATATTGTTGGCAACGTCTACCGCAAGTTGATGGAAATTGAGTCGCGGTTGTTGCCTTGTGGTTTACACGTCATTGGTAAACCGCCAAGTGCAGAAGAAGCGATCGCAACTCTCGTCAACATTGCTAGTCTAGATCGTCAAGAAGATGGAATTCAAGGCTTGCCGGGAATTATCGCTAACAGCCTTGGACGTAACATTGACGATATTTACCAAAATAACGACAGAGGCATTTTAGAAGATGTCCAGTTACTCCAAGACATCACCTTGGCAACCCGTGCAGCAGTTACCGCCCTTGTCCAAGAGCAAATCGATGCGGAAGGACGAGTCTCTTTAGTTTCCCGGTTGAATTTCTTCAACATGGGCAAAAAAGAACCTTGGGTAGAATCATTGCATAAAGCAGGTTATCCCAAAGTCGATAGCGCCGCCCTAAAACCCCTATTTGAGTATTTGGAATTCTGCCTAGAGCAAGTTTGTGCCGACAACGAACTCGGAGCATTACTCAGAGGCTTGGAAGGTGAATACATCCTACCTGGCCCTGGTGGCGATCCCATCCGCAACCCGGATGTCTTGCCCACGGGTAAGAATATCCATGCTTTAGATCCGCAATCCATACCCACAACAGCAGCAGTCCAATCAGCCAAAATCGTCGTAGACAGGCTTTTGGTACGTAACAAGGCAGAAAACGAAGGAAAATGGCCAGAAACCATCGCCTGCGTCCTTTGGGGAACCGATAACATCAAAACTTACGGCGAATCCCTAGCGCAGATTATGTGGATGGTTGGCGTGCGTCCAGTTCCCGATGCCTTGGGACGGGTGAACAAGTTGGAATTGATATCTCTAGAAGAGTTGGGACGGCCCAGAATTGATGTGGTAATCAACTGTTCTGGTGTATTCCGCGACTTGTTCATCAACCAAATGAACCTGCTAGATCAAGGCGTGAAGATGGCAGCTGAGGCAGATGAACCCTTAGAAATGAACTTTGTTCGCAAACACGCTTTGCAGCAAGCTGAAGAAATGGGGATTAATCTGCGTCAAGCAGCGACGCGCGTTTTCTCCAACGCTTCTGGTTCCTACTCGTCAAATATCAACTTGGCGGTAGAAAACAGCACTTGGGATAGCGAAGCCGAGTTGCAGGAAATGTATCTCAATCGGAAATCCTTCTCCTTCAATTCCGATAACCCCGGAATCATGGACGAATCCCGGCAGATTTTTGAAAGTACATTGAAAACTGCTGATGCAACTTTCCAAAATCTGGATTCTTCCGAGATTAGCTTAACGGACGTTTCCCACTACTTTGATTCAGATCCCACTAAGTTAGTGGCAAGTCTGCGGGGTGATGGTAAAAAACCAGCATCTTATATTGCAGATACAACCACAGCTAACGCCCAAGTGCGGACATTATCAGAAACCGTGCGTTTGGATGCGCGTACCAAATTATTAAATCCCAAGTGGTACGAGGGGATGCTATCTCACGGTTACGAAGGTGTGCGCGAACTCTCCAAGCGGTTGGTGAATACAACAGGTTGGAGTGCGACAGCCGGCGCTGTGGATAACTGGATTTATGAGGATACTAACGAAACCTTCATCAAAGATGAAGAAATGCAGAAACGGTTGTTAAACCTTAATCCCCATTCTTTCCGCAAGATTGTATCAACTTTGTTGGAAGTGAATGGACGCGGTTATTGGGAGACTAGCGAGGATAATTTAGATCGTCTGCGCGAGTTGTACCAAGAGGTTGAAGACCGGATTGAAGGGATAGAATAA
- a CDS encoding FHA domain-containing protein codes for MNALTLQWHDAGQDKTQNIYEQQPSQNPGTVRIGRDRLRCDIVLSHPTVSGLHVEIFFHQQQQRFYIRNLRSQNPPLVDGRQLVQGEMPLTEGTTISLGQIKLNVTQVSTGSIPATILMPPHPGHHHHSPTPSAPPLGIYGLECPKCHKVSPGENLQIGCHWCGTSLAAAVSVLVAPGS; via the coding sequence ATGAACGCACTAACTTTACAGTGGCACGATGCAGGTCAAGATAAAACTCAGAACATTTACGAACAACAACCAAGTCAAAATCCTGGTACTGTCCGCATTGGTCGCGATCGACTCCGGTGCGATATTGTTTTGAGTCACCCTACTGTATCTGGTCTGCACGTTGAAATCTTTTTTCATCAACAGCAACAGCGCTTTTATATCAGGAATTTGCGATCGCAAAATCCCCCCCTTGTCGATGGACGGCAATTAGTCCAAGGTGAAATGCCTTTAACAGAGGGTACTACTATCTCTTTGGGACAAATAAAACTCAACGTTACTCAAGTTTCCACAGGCAGCATTCCAGCAACAATTTTGATGCCACCGCATCCCGGACATCATCACCATTCACCAACGCCTTCCGCACCACCGCTAGGAATTTATGGTCTAGAATGCCCCAAATGTCATAAAGTTTCCCCAGGAGAGAATCTACAAATTGGTTGTCATTGGTGTGGAACATCTTTGGCTGCGGCTGTGAGTGTTTTAGTAGCACCGGGTAGTTGA
- a CDS encoding XisH family protein, with translation MSAKDVFHQVVKIALEKDGWQITNDPLTISVGGVNLSIDLGAEKLIAAEREGEKIAVEVKSFLERSSAISEFHTALGQFINYRGALRRRQPERVLYLAVPLTTYKTFFQLDFPKEMIAENQVKMLIYDVEQEVIFQWIN, from the coding sequence ATGTCTGCTAAAGATGTCTTTCATCAAGTTGTCAAAATAGCTTTAGAGAAAGACGGTTGGCAAATTACTAACGACCCACTCACAATTAGCGTGGGTGGAGTTAATCTTTCTATTGATTTAGGCGCAGAAAAGCTGATCGCAGCAGAACGTGAAGGAGAAAAAATTGCAGTCGAAGTCAAAAGTTTTTTAGAGAGGTCGTCTGCTATTTCAGAATTTCATACAGCATTGGGACAGTTTATTAATTATAGAGGTGCATTACGACGGCGACAACCGGAGCGTGTTTTGTATTTAGCAGTACCTTTAACAACTTACAAAACATTTTTTCAACTTGATTTCCCTAAAGAGATGATAGCAGAAAATCAAGTAAAAATGCTTATTTATGATGTAGAGCAAGAGGTGATTTTCCAATGGATAAATTAA
- a CDS encoding IS4 family transposase, with translation MIINSFPKIVKDILRGLPKNDYPVLNSRLFFECWLSYAMDNSLTSMRDLFNRLNNTGFPVDISTFSKANLHRSQKPFQEIYQKLNELVQKKVQKKLHDKYAICPIDSTIITLTSKLLWVLGHHQVKLFSSLNLATGSPSDNFINFGHDHDYKFGCKMMSSLPNNAVGVMDRGFAGLKFIQELVQENKYFVLRVKNNWKLEFEEQTGLIKVGASNDAQAYRVINFCDLETKTEFRLVTNLPTLGEAAVSDYEIRDIYRLRWGVELLWKFLKMHLKLDKLITKNVNGITIQIYVTLIAYLILQILSVPQQWGHTLLDKFRYLQSCMCQKISYVHWFEEMMSC, from the coding sequence GTGATTATAAATTCATTTCCCAAGATTGTCAAAGATATCTTGAGAGGACTGCCAAAAAACGATTATCCAGTATTGAACAGTCGTCTGTTCTTTGAGTGCTGGTTATCTTATGCTATGGATAACAGCTTAACAAGTATGCGAGATTTATTTAACAGATTAAACAACACAGGATTTCCGGTAGATATTTCTACTTTCTCTAAAGCAAACTTACATCGAAGTCAAAAACCTTTTCAAGAAATTTACCAAAAATTAAATGAATTAGTACAGAAGAAAGTTCAAAAAAAGTTACATGATAAATATGCAATTTGTCCAATAGATTCAACAATTATTACTCTCACAAGTAAATTGTTATGGGTACTAGGACACCATCAAGTAAAACTTTTCAGTTCTCTAAATTTAGCTACTGGAAGTCCATCAGATAACTTCATAAACTTTGGACATGACCATGACTATAAATTTGGTTGTAAAATGATGTCTAGTCTACCAAATAATGCTGTTGGTGTAATGGATAGAGGTTTTGCTGGATTAAAATTTATCCAAGAATTAGTCCAAGAAAACAAATACTTTGTTTTGCGGGTAAAAAACAATTGGAAGTTAGAATTTGAGGAGCAAACTGGATTAATTAAAGTTGGTGCATCTAATGATGCTCAAGCCTATAGAGTGATTAATTTTTGTGATTTAGAAACGAAAACTGAGTTTCGATTAGTAACCAATTTACCAACATTAGGAGAGGCTGCCGTTAGTGATTATGAAATCAGGGATATTTATCGATTGCGTTGGGGAGTTGAATTGTTGTGGAAGTTTTTGAAAATGCACTTAAAACTTGACAAGTTAATTACTAAAAATGTTAATGGTATCACCATACAAATTTACGTTACTTTAATAGCTTATCTAATTTTACAGATATTATCTGTACCACAACAATGGGGACATACGCTATTAGATAAATTCCGCTATTTACAATCTTGTATGTGTCAGAAAATAAGTTATGTTCATTGGTTTGAAGAGATGATGTCATGTTGA
- a CDS encoding HigA family addiction module antitoxin translates to MDNWQDITDDRLVRPIHPGEVIADILDDLDINTANFAEILGVSNQTIQEVINGQRSITVDIAIRLGKALGNGPRLWLNLQQKVDLWYALQSHKEEYEQVMTLV, encoded by the coding sequence ATGGATAATTGGCAAGATATTACTGATGATAGATTAGTAAGACCAATACATCCTGGCGAAGTAATTGCAGATATTTTAGATGATTTAGATATTAATACCGCAAATTTTGCAGAAATTTTAGGAGTATCTAATCAAACAATTCAGGAAGTTATTAATGGTCAAAGGTCAATTACAGTAGATATAGCAATACGTCTTGGTAAAGCTTTAGGAAATGGGCCAAGACTTTGGCTTAATCTTCAGCAAAAAGTTGATCTTTGGTATGCTTTGCAAAGCCATAAAGAAGAATATGAGCAAGTAATGACATTGGTTTAG
- a CDS encoding aspartyl protease family protein: protein MRNAQRYSFIPIDVALGEASFRPYLPLTLIYQQSSVMTSGLLDTGASVNVLSYSVGVELGYVWEQQTTALSLTGNLAQYEARVAVLQAVVGQFEPVQLVFAWTKATNVPLILGQVNFFMEFDVCFYRSHLQFEISPKSVASE, encoded by the coding sequence ATGCGTAACGCACAACGGTATTCCTTTATCCCGATTGATGTTGCATTGGGCGAAGCCAGTTTCCGCCCCTATCTACCCCTTACTTTGATCTACCAGCAAAGTTCTGTGATGACATCCGGTCTGTTGGATACTGGAGCAAGCGTGAATGTGCTTTCTTATTCAGTAGGAGTTGAGCTTGGGTACGTGTGGGAACAGCAGACAACTGCATTGAGTTTGACAGGTAATTTAGCTCAATACGAAGCGCGTGTCGCGGTTCTTCAAGCAGTAGTTGGGCAATTTGAACCTGTACAACTTGTATTTGCATGGACAAAAGCTACAAACGTACCTCTGATTTTGGGGCAAGTTAACTTCTTTATGGAGTTTGATGTTTGTTTCTACCGTTCCCATTTACAGTTTGAGATCAGCCCTAAATCGGTAGCCTCAGAGTAG